In a genomic window of Lacrimispora sp. BS-2:
- a CDS encoding LacI family DNA-binding transcriptional regulator — translation MNIRDIAKKVGVSSATVSRVINQSGYVKDETKQKVLAAIEEADFVPNAIARSLSIRDSSSIGVIVPDIANEFFSSIISGMGELAANKQYNIVLFDTGEMQEREHQYLQMAEGQRLSGLIITPVSELDRVTLDKLIQFENKGIPVVLVDRNIKNSSLDGVFVENDAAAYKGVEALIHAGHRKIAIITGPNTSMPGKDRLKGYKAALSDYEIELKEEYIVSGDFKIIKAYERTKELLQLPDPPTAIFASNNQTSLGVLKYLTEQKLKIGRDISIVGFDQIESLKIIDYRLSTIERDAKKQGYEAMAMLIDKLSNKESKSSGRKIFVPYQVVLRGSELTK, via the coding sequence ATGAACATACGGGATATTGCCAAAAAGGTGGGTGTTTCTTCTGCGACTGTATCCAGAGTAATCAATCAGTCTGGATACGTAAAGGACGAAACGAAGCAGAAAGTTTTAGCAGCGATTGAAGAAGCGGATTTCGTACCGAATGCCATAGCAAGAAGCTTAAGCATCCGCGACTCTTCCAGTATTGGGGTTATTGTCCCGGATATAGCCAATGAATTTTTTTCCAGCATCATAAGCGGAATGGGAGAACTGGCGGCTAATAAACAGTATAACATTGTTTTATTTGATACAGGTGAAATGCAGGAAAGAGAACACCAGTACCTTCAGATGGCAGAAGGACAAAGACTTTCCGGATTGATCATAACCCCGGTTTCCGAGCTTGACAGGGTGACTCTGGATAAGCTGATCCAATTTGAAAACAAGGGAATTCCGGTGGTTTTAGTTGACCGTAACATTAAAAATTCCAGTCTGGATGGGGTTTTTGTAGAAAATGACGCCGCTGCTTATAAAGGGGTGGAAGCGTTGATTCATGCCGGACACCGTAAGATCGCAATCATTACAGGTCCAAATACTTCTATGCCAGGAAAAGACCGGTTAAAGGGATATAAGGCGGCCTTAAGTGATTATGAGATTGAACTTAAGGAAGAGTATATTGTATCCGGAGACTTTAAGATCATTAAGGCATACGAACGGACAAAGGAATTGCTTCAGCTTCCGGATCCGCCGACTGCGATTTTTGCCTCCAATAACCAGACCAGTCTGGGAGTGCTCAAGTATCTTACCGAGCAGAAACTTAAAATAGGCAGGGACATATCAATCGTAGGCTTTGACCAGATTGAATCCCTTAAAATAATTGATTACAGACTATCAACCATTGAACGTGATGCAAAGAAGCAGGGATATGAAGCAATGGCAATGCTCATTGACAAGCTGTCCAATAAAGAGAGCAAAAGCTCCGGCAGAAAAATCTTTGTTCCGTATCAGGTGGTGCTTCGCGGGTCAGAATTAACAAAATAG